From Candidatus Saccharibacteria bacterium, the proteins below share one genomic window:
- a CDS encoding HAMP domain-containing histidine kinase, whose protein sequence is MLVPRDDFRNLASLIKQIKDPIVSSQIYLSELAKTNLDSNQSELLNRTDDLISQLDRTFDIILSLSGLDQNHKIISNAIQTRLLLDQLVSDLRQIGQVDYRRTKALPGISGNYLKLYQSLLTIAKRALGNAPSNSIVIDSFKRSDSIIIRLIDSGARYPIAQRKVIGNLKYFRLDFELALALEIIKYTGGKTRLTRIDNTNYLNIHLPTQTQARLVDNE, encoded by the coding sequence ATGTTAGTACCTAGAGATGATTTCCGAAACCTTGCAAGTTTAATCAAGCAAATAAAGGACCCGATCGTTAGTAGTCAAATCTATCTTTCGGAGCTAGCCAAGACTAATCTCGACTCTAATCAATCTGAATTACTCAATAGAACTGATGACTTAATCTCCCAGCTTGACAGAACCTTTGATATCATCCTATCACTTAGTGGACTAGATCAAAATCACAAGATCATAAGTAATGCCATTCAGACTAGATTACTCCTGGATCAACTAGTATCTGACCTCAGACAAATTGGTCAAGTCGACTATAGAAGAACAAAAGCTCTACCCGGGATCTCCGGTAACTACCTCAAGCTTTATCAATCATTATTAACTATTGCCAAAAGGGCTCTAGGTAATGCTCCAAGTAATAGCATTGTGATCGATAGTTTTAAGAGATCTGATTCAATTATCATCCGTTTGATCGACTCCGGGGCAAGGTATCCAATAGCTCAAAGAAAAGTAATTGGTAATCTCAAATACTTTCGACTAGACTTTGAGCTAGCTCTAGCTTTGGAAATTATCAAATACACTGGAGGAAAAACTAGATTGACTCGAATCGATAATACAAACTATCTTAATATTCATCTACCAACCCAAACGCAAGCTAGACTAGTAGATAATGAATAA
- the recO gene encoding DNA repair protein RecO: MSDSQLIKLTGLVLNKTSYGEANQFIDIFTKEQGKVTVIAKGVLRPNAKLRAYLEPNYLLSIELSGRSKIPILTAVEVIDTIQLSSLEMIEAISLIIRLLSNYSIHQHPQPELWQALVDIYQNFNNTNLNLIQIYFKSKLLDQSGSLPNLDINKIPQKLLFDVINVDTIALLKLFDTKSLSMYDKRFEGWLDQLIIQLL; the protein is encoded by the coding sequence TTGTCAGATTCTCAATTAATCAAGCTGACAGGACTGGTCCTCAATAAGACTAGCTATGGTGAGGCAAACCAATTCATTGATATCTTTACGAAAGAACAGGGTAAGGTAACAGTAATCGCAAAAGGAGTTCTCAGACCAAATGCCAAATTGCGAGCTTATCTCGAGCCAAATTATCTATTATCTATAGAGCTAAGTGGCAGATCAAAAATACCTATCCTTACTGCAGTAGAGGTTATTGACACTATTCAGCTCTCTAGCCTCGAAATGATTGAAGCAATTAGTCTAATCATCCGCTTACTAAGTAATTACTCAATCCATCAACACCCCCAACCTGAACTCTGGCAAGCCTTGGTAGATATTTATCAAAATTTCAATAACACCAACTTAAACCTAATCCAAATTTACTTCAAATCAAAACTCCTAGACCAAAGTGGTAGCTTGCCTAATCTTGATATCAATAAAATACCCCAAAAGCTACTCTTTGATGTGATCAATGTTGATACTATCGCCCTATTGAAGCTTTTTGATACCAAATCGCTTAGCATGTATGATAAACGGTTTGAAGGCTGGCTAGACCAATTAATTATTCAGTTGCTCTAG